The following are encoded in a window of Nibricoccus aquaticus genomic DNA:
- a CDS encoding TrhA extension/companion domain-containing protein has product MCSLPAKRIPVVEKFSIGLFLTTVTLSLAGLIGLLWAFAPQGVWQAQLNAAWWQFAVIFLGVKLFNCGMEFFFHRYVLHKPVIPFLSRFYRQHTLHHNLTRIARRQLPGGREVPYVENIYPMTEPEQGEAAFFPWYTLVVFAAIVTPLLALGQWLAPTFPWFFAGFAALTASLTLYEVFHAIEHWPLEKWAPRLESKRFGKFWTKVYSFHLRHHAVIDCNEAISGFFTFPVFDMLFGTWVSPKTLYTDGGEWNAEEFKSPRPHAFIRWCDRTADKVVASRRTRVRSHVAVRKPRRHAEAALKK; this is encoded by the coding sequence ATGTGTTCTCTTCCTGCTAAGCGCATCCCTGTCGTCGAGAAGTTCTCGATCGGGCTTTTCTTAACGACCGTGACGCTCTCGCTGGCCGGTCTAATAGGGCTTTTGTGGGCATTCGCTCCACAAGGAGTCTGGCAGGCCCAGCTTAACGCGGCCTGGTGGCAATTCGCCGTGATTTTCCTCGGTGTGAAGCTCTTCAACTGCGGGATGGAGTTCTTCTTCCATCGCTACGTGCTGCACAAACCGGTGATCCCGTTCCTGAGCCGTTTTTATCGTCAGCATACGCTTCATCATAATCTCACGCGTATCGCGCGCCGCCAGCTGCCTGGTGGGCGTGAAGTTCCGTATGTGGAGAATATCTACCCGATGACGGAGCCGGAGCAGGGTGAAGCGGCCTTTTTCCCTTGGTACACGCTCGTGGTTTTCGCCGCCATCGTGACGCCGCTGCTGGCGCTTGGCCAATGGCTCGCGCCTACCTTCCCGTGGTTTTTTGCGGGATTTGCCGCGCTCACCGCATCGCTGACGCTCTATGAAGTTTTCCACGCTATCGAGCACTGGCCGCTGGAGAAGTGGGCACCACGCCTCGAATCTAAGCGCTTCGGCAAATTCTGGACGAAGGTGTACAGCTTCCACCTGCGTCATCACGCGGTGATCGATTGCAACGAGGCGATCTCAGGCTTTTTCACGTTTCCTGTGTTCGATATGCTTTTCGGAACGTGGGTGTCGCCCAAAACGCTCTACACCGACGGCGGTGAGTGGAACGCGGAGGAGTTTAAGAGCCCGCGTCCTCATGCGTTTATCCGCTGGTGTGATCGCACGGCGGACAAAGTGGTCGCGAGCCGACGCACCCGCGTCCGCTCGCATGTCGCGGTGCGCAAACCGAGGCGTCACGCCGAGGCGGCGTTGAAGAAATAA
- a CDS encoding RNA recognition motif domain-containing protein: protein MNSKLYVGNLSFKTTEDVLRSTFEQFGTVSDVFIATDRETGRPRGFAFVTMGTADEAKVAAEKLNGNDLDGRALTVNEAKPKEEMGGGGGGGRGRNFGPDRRAGAFQERGNRRY from the coding sequence ATGAACTCCAAACTATACGTCGGAAATCTTTCCTTCAAAACCACCGAAGACGTGCTCCGCTCCACTTTCGAGCAATTCGGCACCGTGAGCGATGTCTTCATCGCCACCGATCGTGAAACGGGCCGCCCACGCGGTTTCGCTTTTGTCACGATGGGCACGGCTGATGAAGCCAAGGTCGCCGCTGAAAAGCTCAACGGTAACGATCTCGATGGCCGTGCGCTCACGGTCAACGAAGCCAAGCCGAAGGAAGAAATGGGTGGCGGCGGTGGCGGTGGTCGCGGCCGTAACTTCGGTCCTGATCGTCGCGCCGGTGCGTTCCAAGAGCGCGGCAATCGCCGTTACTAA
- a CDS encoding RNA polymerase sigma factor, whose protein sequence is MVRAHIDLVYSAAARRVGGDTHAAEEITQEVFLAMARNAQRLAGHPVLNAWLHTSTRNAAANYRRREIRKERQKQQVHAMQELQSKNEPSTGWETVRGVLDEALDDLNEDDRQAVILRFFEGHSYPEISSILGLRDEAVRMRVGRSLEKLRASLARRGVSSTAAILGGSLSTHSVMGAPAGLAATVSTTATATTAAISASAPLITIHFMNITKASAIIAGVTVAVGISALTYHHAKPQNTSSAATASTVQAPLLLGGPDQPALTNGLSSIVSDHRARDTSPVSAKTAEAEEKIAALRDVLARLPEQSIPELKLATNGDWHSAVDGNLETTEDYRRALGRIRHFAERRFATAVQPALRAYLRANQEQFPRETSQLQPFAAPEIETAMLQRYKVAPASEVPNVKVGGDWMITPTNLIDSEYDQYSVIGPDGFGSTTVSPASIRDIALLKPAIKAYEAVHGKRHADINQLVPYVTSAEQQAAIERLAKKTK, encoded by the coding sequence ATCGTCCGCGCGCACATCGATCTGGTTTATTCAGCGGCTGCCCGACGCGTAGGTGGCGACACTCACGCCGCGGAGGAAATCACCCAGGAGGTGTTCCTTGCCATGGCTCGTAATGCTCAACGCCTAGCCGGCCATCCCGTGCTGAACGCGTGGTTGCACACCAGTACCCGCAACGCCGCCGCCAACTATCGTCGCCGCGAAATTCGAAAAGAGCGCCAGAAACAACAGGTGCATGCCATGCAAGAGCTCCAATCTAAAAATGAACCTTCCACCGGGTGGGAAACCGTCCGTGGCGTGCTCGATGAGGCTCTCGACGACCTCAACGAGGATGACCGGCAAGCGGTCATCCTCCGCTTCTTTGAAGGCCATTCCTATCCTGAGATCAGCAGTATCTTGGGTCTGCGCGACGAAGCTGTGCGCATGCGTGTTGGGCGTTCATTGGAAAAATTGCGTGCCTCGCTAGCGCGGCGCGGAGTTTCTTCGACCGCCGCGATTCTCGGCGGCTCGCTTAGCACACACTCCGTCATGGGCGCTCCTGCGGGACTGGCTGCGACTGTCTCCACAACCGCCACCGCCACAACCGCAGCGATCTCTGCCTCGGCACCACTCATAACGATTCATTTCATGAACATCACAAAAGCATCTGCGATCATCGCTGGCGTAACCGTGGCTGTCGGCATCTCCGCGCTTACCTATCATCACGCCAAACCCCAAAACACATCTTCAGCCGCGACTGCCAGTACCGTCCAAGCGCCGCTGCTCCTTGGCGGACCTGACCAGCCTGCTCTCACCAACGGACTGTCATCCATCGTCTCGGACCACCGTGCAAGAGATACCTCACCCGTCTCTGCAAAAACAGCCGAAGCCGAAGAAAAAATCGCGGCTCTTCGCGATGTGCTCGCTCGTCTGCCCGAGCAGAGCATTCCTGAACTCAAACTCGCGACCAATGGCGACTGGCATTCCGCAGTAGATGGAAATCTTGAAACAACGGAGGACTACCGTCGCGCGCTCGGTCGCATTCGCCACTTCGCCGAGCGACGTTTTGCGACGGCAGTGCAACCCGCTTTGCGTGCGTATCTGCGCGCGAACCAAGAGCAGTTCCCCAGAGAAACCAGTCAGCTCCAGCCGTTCGCTGCGCCTGAAATCGAAACGGCGATGCTGCAACGGTACAAAGTCGCGCCCGCATCTGAAGTTCCCAATGTGAAGGTGGGCGGTGACTGGATGATCACGCCGACCAATCTGATCGATTCGGAGTACGACCAGTATTCGGTTATTGGGCCTGACGGATTTGGTTCCACGACCGTTTCGCCCGCCTCCATCCGTGACATCGCACTGCTCAAGCCCGCAATCAAGGCCTATGAGGCTGTTCACGGTAAGCGACACGCAGACATAAACCAGTTGGTGCCCTACGTAACCTCGGCAGAGCAGCAGGCTGCAATCGAACGACTGGCGAAGAAGACTAAGTAA
- a CDS encoding DNA-directed RNA polymerase subunit omega, whose translation MRDDYLRAALTVINDPNILVNVVSTRVKQLKRGSRALVVSLEKMSLEDTALREVAEGKISYELGANREQG comes from the coding sequence ATGAGAGACGATTATCTTCGCGCCGCCCTGACCGTTATCAACGACCCCAACATCCTCGTGAACGTGGTCTCGACCCGTGTGAAGCAGCTCAAGCGCGGCAGCCGTGCGCTGGTGGTTTCGCTGGAGAAAATGTCGCTTGAAGACACGGCGCTGCGCGAGGTGGCCGAGGGGAAGATCAGCTACGAACTGGGTGCGAATCGCGAGCAGGGCTGA
- the dps gene encoding DNA starvation/stationary phase protection protein Dps, with the protein MKTPLWNSSNDQPKSTRTAMIELLNQQLADALDLGLQAKQAHWNVKGPAFIALHELFDEVAAKITSAVDEIAERTVALGGIAQGTVQTIAEGTRLTAYPLNILSGSEHVQALAAALAHFAESTRTAIETATKAGDAGTADLFTGISRDVDDLLWKVEAHAAAKS; encoded by the coding sequence ATGAAAACTCCGCTCTGGAACTCTTCCAACGACCAGCCCAAGTCCACCCGCACTGCCATGATCGAGCTGCTCAATCAGCAACTCGCCGACGCCCTCGATCTCGGCCTCCAGGCAAAACAGGCCCACTGGAACGTTAAGGGCCCCGCCTTCATCGCCCTCCACGAACTCTTCGACGAGGTCGCCGCCAAAATCACCTCCGCCGTCGATGAAATCGCCGAGCGCACCGTCGCCCTAGGTGGCATCGCCCAAGGCACCGTCCAGACCATCGCCGAAGGCACCCGTCTCACCGCCTACCCACTCAACATCCTCTCCGGCAGTGAACACGTCCAGGCCCTCGCCGCCGCGCTCGCCCACTTCGCCGAATCCACCCGCACCGCCATCGAGACCGCCACCAAGGCGGGTGACGCCGGCACCGCGGATCTCTTCACCGGCATCTCGCGCGACGTGGACGACCTTCTCTGGAAAGTCGAAGCCCACGCCGCCGCGAAGTCCTGA
- the menD gene encoding 2-succinyl-5-enolpyruvyl-6-hydroxy-3-cyclohexene-1-carboxylic-acid synthase, whose amino-acid sequence MSELDFRNTNSLWCSVLVETLVRCGVRQAVCSPGSRSTALTMALARHAGIEAVPVLDERSAAFFALGLAKQTRRAVVLVCTSGTAGANYFPAIIEAKESGVPLIVITADRPPEMRECASGQTIDQQKIFGSFVTWYHELAVPEPTVAMLRYLRQTIAYACVRAMSGGSGLGERGPVHLNAPFRDPLPPIENGTAKGIEGQIDEAFFAHLSSEKIAITSSAVQRPMTARGLIVAGAYAAEHADKYAEKLSGLARTLGWPVLVDVLSPARHLAMPGVTRVSAYDAILRNEKAARELTPRTVLCLGSWPTSKVLRGWLEQTQAETLLVAPTTNNRDALHGKTRQLVLPVENLTAVSGGAADASYVQAWMEAETAARGVIDATLEKTAERFEAKAAWLMARSLPAGTPVFVANSMPVRDLEYVWPVTERGTQIYFSRGANGIDGTLSTALGIAHRNEKPAVLLTGDLALLHDANGFLIKPKLRGSLTIVLINNDGGGIFGHLPVAQFEPPFEGFFATPQQVDFATLCAAHGVEHVAVKDWAEFETLIAALPASGVRVLEVRTDRKRDAAARKELFARAAEAVGSTLA is encoded by the coding sequence ATGAGCGAACTCGATTTCCGGAATACCAACAGCCTGTGGTGCAGCGTGCTCGTGGAGACGCTCGTGAGATGCGGCGTGCGGCAGGCGGTGTGTTCACCGGGGTCGCGTTCGACGGCGCTGACGATGGCGCTGGCGCGTCATGCGGGCATCGAGGCGGTGCCGGTGCTGGACGAACGGTCGGCGGCGTTTTTTGCGCTGGGGCTGGCGAAGCAGACGCGGCGGGCGGTGGTGCTCGTGTGCACGTCGGGAACGGCGGGGGCGAATTATTTTCCGGCGATCATCGAGGCGAAGGAAAGCGGGGTGCCGCTGATCGTGATCACGGCGGATCGTCCGCCGGAGATGCGGGAATGCGCGTCGGGGCAGACGATCGATCAGCAGAAAATTTTTGGGAGTTTCGTGACGTGGTATCACGAGCTGGCGGTGCCGGAGCCGACGGTGGCGATGCTGCGTTATCTGCGGCAGACAATCGCTTATGCGTGCGTGCGGGCGATGAGCGGAGGAAGTGGATTGGGCGAACGAGGGCCGGTGCATTTGAATGCTCCGTTTCGCGATCCGTTGCCGCCGATTGAAAATGGAACGGCGAAGGGGATTGAAGGGCAGATCGACGAGGCGTTTTTCGCGCATCTCTCATCGGAGAAAATCGCCATAACAAGCAGTGCCGTGCAGCGGCCAATGACGGCGCGCGGACTGATCGTGGCCGGTGCTTATGCCGCCGAACATGCGGACAAATATGCGGAGAAGTTGAGCGGGCTGGCGCGCACGCTGGGCTGGCCGGTGCTGGTGGATGTGCTCTCGCCGGCGCGGCATCTGGCGATGCCAGGAGTGACGCGGGTGAGCGCGTACGATGCGATTCTGAGAAACGAGAAAGCGGCGCGCGAACTGACGCCGCGCACGGTGCTGTGCCTTGGGAGCTGGCCAACGAGCAAGGTGCTGCGCGGCTGGCTGGAGCAGACGCAGGCGGAGACATTGCTGGTCGCGCCAACGACGAACAATCGCGACGCTCTGCACGGGAAGACGCGGCAACTGGTGTTGCCGGTGGAGAATCTGACCGCGGTGAGCGGCGGGGCGGCCGATGCGAGCTACGTGCAGGCGTGGATGGAGGCGGAGACGGCGGCGCGTGGCGTGATCGATGCGACGCTGGAGAAAACGGCGGAACGGTTCGAGGCGAAGGCGGCGTGGCTGATGGCGCGTAGTCTTCCGGCGGGCACGCCGGTGTTCGTGGCGAACTCGATGCCGGTGCGCGATCTTGAGTATGTGTGGCCGGTGACGGAGCGCGGTACGCAGATTTATTTCAGCCGTGGCGCGAACGGGATCGATGGCACGCTTTCGACGGCGCTGGGCATTGCGCACAGAAATGAGAAGCCGGCGGTGTTGCTCACGGGCGATCTCGCGCTGCTCCATGACGCGAACGGGTTTTTGATAAAACCGAAGCTGCGCGGATCACTGACGATCGTGCTCATCAACAACGACGGCGGTGGGATTTTTGGGCATCTGCCGGTGGCGCAGTTTGAGCCGCCTTTCGAGGGATTTTTTGCGACGCCGCAGCAGGTGGATTTTGCGACGCTGTGCGCTGCGCATGGCGTGGAGCATGTTGCCGTGAAAGACTGGGCGGAGTTTGAGACGTTGATCGCGGCGTTGCCAGCGAGCGGGGTGCGCGTGCTGGAAGTGCGGACGGATCGGAAGCGCGATGCGGCTGCGCGGAAGGAGTTGTTTGCGCGGGCAGCGGAGGCGGTCGGGAGTACGCTGGCGTGA
- a CDS encoding dihydrolipoyl dehydrogenase family protein, with translation MKSYDFLVIGGGSAGFNAARVAHSLGKKVAIVDGAKELGGLCILRGCMPSKTLLYIAEILHLAQKGKTFGLKIPRASADMKAIHARKKKIIGEFASYRDQAMHSGKYDLYRAHARFLDPHTVELSDGKKIRAKKILIATGSRVSTPSIPGLAETPAWTSDDVLDLDFIPKSVLVLGGGIVATELAQFLNRIGSRVTLIQRSAHILKDHSPAASETVQQAFRDEGIELLTGTSLEKISGDKRGVTVRFTQGKKTLIRRAAHLFNALGREPNTAGLSLENAGVKLTASGRVVTNRFQQTTAPHIYAGGDVAGPHDIVHLAVAQGELAARHAFGVKKLKPVDHSLLLNVVFTDPQLASIGALESDLKKSKTPHLVASYPFNDHGKSILMDANYGYVKVIAEPRRGRILGAEIVGKDAGELIHCFSGPLAMKATVFDLLRAPWYHPTLAEIITYPLEEIADQIS, from the coding sequence ATGAAATCCTACGACTTTCTCGTCATCGGCGGCGGCAGTGCCGGCTTCAATGCCGCCCGCGTCGCCCACAGCCTCGGCAAAAAAGTAGCCATCGTCGATGGCGCCAAGGAACTCGGCGGCCTCTGCATCCTCCGCGGCTGCATGCCATCGAAAACACTCCTCTACATCGCCGAGATTCTCCACCTCGCCCAAAAAGGAAAAACCTTCGGCCTCAAAATCCCCCGCGCGTCCGCCGACATGAAGGCCATCCACGCGCGCAAGAAAAAAATCATCGGCGAATTCGCCTCTTATCGCGATCAGGCGATGCACTCCGGCAAATACGACCTCTACCGCGCCCACGCCCGCTTCCTCGATCCGCACACCGTCGAACTCTCCGACGGCAAAAAAATCCGCGCCAAAAAAATCCTCATCGCCACCGGCTCCCGCGTCAGCACCCCGTCCATCCCCGGCCTCGCCGAAACGCCCGCCTGGACTAGCGACGACGTCCTCGATCTCGATTTCATCCCCAAGAGCGTGCTCGTCCTCGGCGGCGGCATTGTCGCCACCGAACTCGCGCAGTTCCTCAACCGCATCGGTTCCCGCGTCACGCTCATCCAGCGCAGCGCGCACATCCTCAAAGACCACTCGCCAGCCGCCAGCGAAACCGTCCAGCAAGCCTTCCGCGACGAGGGCATCGAGCTCCTCACCGGCACGTCGCTCGAAAAAATCTCCGGCGATAAACGCGGTGTCACCGTCCGCTTCACCCAAGGAAAAAAGACGCTCATCCGCCGCGCCGCCCATCTCTTCAACGCCCTCGGCCGCGAGCCCAACACCGCCGGTCTCTCCCTCGAAAACGCCGGCGTCAAACTCACTGCCTCCGGCCGTGTCGTCACCAACCGCTTCCAGCAAACCACCGCGCCCCACATCTACGCCGGCGGAGACGTCGCCGGCCCGCACGACATCGTCCACCTCGCCGTCGCCCAGGGCGAACTCGCCGCCCGTCACGCGTTCGGCGTGAAGAAACTCAAGCCCGTCGATCACTCGCTCCTCCTCAACGTCGTCTTCACCGATCCCCAACTCGCCAGCATCGGCGCGCTCGAGAGCGACCTAAAAAAATCCAAGACGCCGCACCTCGTCGCCAGCTATCCGTTCAACGACCACGGCAAATCCATCCTCATGGACGCCAACTACGGTTATGTGAAGGTCATCGCCGAACCGAGACGCGGCCGCATCCTCGGCGCGGAAATCGTCGGCAAAGACGCCGGCGAACTCATCCACTGCTTCAGCGGCCCGCTCGCGATGAAAGCCACCGTCTTCGATCTCCTCCGCGCACCTTGGTATCATCCCACGCTCGCAGAAATCATCACTTACCCCCTCGAAGAAATCGCCGACCAGATCTCCTGA
- a CDS encoding exopolysaccharide biosynthesis polyprenyl glycosylphosphotransferase, which translates to MTIGRKMAIGLLLLDTYALAFVFNVVGWLRGVADLRSPVFDPLVVPLVLLVVAVFLIDGYRQRTDMAGLDYTSMHAIALLAAMAATLLITFTVLPPGYTLQQSRAVVAISFVALIPITLSYRRWIHLRYIRERRDRQIVFIGDATSRDAFRDECVRSGMKQKVIYVSSRAEDPLLPLSAGTNAPSTALNALLRDIQRGEIAIEAVVLRESSRELNSEASQQLVDLYFDGVPTYTLELFHQIYWRKIPLYRLNQTWLFQEGFRVAREPVFERIKRLSDIAFSLIGLTLAAPFLAVAAILIRLEDKGPVFFRQNRIGRHRAPFSLLKLRSMKVDNNGALYTAQGDARITRIGRFLRATRIDEFPQLINVLRGEMSLIGPRAEWDRLVADYEKQIPCYHFRHLVRPGITGWAQVNYPYGANLEDTLRKLEYDLYYIRHFSFTLDASIILKTIHVMLFGRGR; encoded by the coding sequence ATGACGATCGGTCGCAAAATGGCCATTGGCCTTCTCTTGCTCGACACGTACGCCCTCGCGTTCGTCTTCAATGTCGTGGGCTGGCTTCGCGGCGTAGCCGATCTGCGCAGTCCCGTTTTCGATCCACTCGTCGTCCCTCTCGTGCTGCTCGTCGTCGCCGTTTTCTTAATCGACGGCTACCGCCAGCGCACCGACATGGCCGGCCTCGATTACACGAGCATGCACGCCATCGCCTTGCTCGCCGCGATGGCCGCGACCTTGCTCATCACCTTCACCGTCCTTCCGCCCGGCTACACGCTCCAGCAAAGCCGTGCCGTCGTCGCCATCAGCTTCGTCGCGCTCATCCCGATCACCCTCAGTTACCGCCGCTGGATTCATCTGCGCTACATCCGGGAACGGCGCGACCGGCAGATCGTTTTCATCGGCGACGCTACCAGTCGCGATGCCTTCCGCGACGAATGCGTCCGCTCGGGCATGAAACAAAAAGTGATCTACGTCAGCAGCCGCGCCGAAGATCCCCTGCTCCCACTCAGCGCCGGCACGAACGCCCCATCAACCGCGTTAAACGCTCTCTTGCGCGACATCCAACGCGGCGAAATCGCCATCGAGGCCGTCGTCCTCCGCGAATCCAGCCGCGAGCTAAACTCCGAAGCCTCGCAACAACTCGTCGATCTCTACTTCGACGGCGTGCCCACCTACACGCTCGAACTTTTCCACCAGATCTACTGGCGTAAAATCCCCCTCTACCGACTCAACCAGACGTGGCTTTTCCAGGAAGGCTTCCGCGTCGCCCGCGAGCCCGTCTTTGAACGTATCAAACGACTCAGCGACATTGCCTTTTCACTCATCGGCCTGACCCTCGCCGCCCCGTTCCTCGCCGTCGCCGCCATCCTCATACGCCTCGAAGACAAAGGCCCGGTCTTCTTCCGGCAAAACCGCATCGGTCGCCACCGCGCCCCGTTTTCCCTTCTCAAACTCCGCAGCATGAAGGTGGACAACAACGGCGCACTCTACACCGCCCAAGGCGACGCCCGCATCACCCGCATCGGCCGATTCCTCCGCGCCACCCGCATCGATGAATTCCCCCAACTCATCAACGTCCTCCGTGGCGAGATGAGCCTCATCGGCCCCCGCGCCGAATGGGACCGCCTCGTCGCCGACTACGAAAAACAAATCCCCTGTTACCACTTCCGCCACCTCGTCCGCCCCGGCATCACCGGCTGGGCCCAGGTAAATTATCCCTACGGCGCCAATCTCGAAGACACGTTACGGAAACTCGAATACGACCTCTATTACATCCGGCACTTCTCCTTCACACTGGATGCATCAATCATCCTCAAGACGATCCACGTGATGCTCTTCGGCCGCGGCCGCTGA
- a CDS encoding glycosyltransferase family 4 protein has product MPQPRVIFVNRFYWPEQPATAQLLADLAESLTSRGLPITIITSHPGEASIPSEETHHGVQIIRIGEKRLGQKNLLKRTADFARFLLGARRAVTRHAHPGDTLVAMTDPPLLGVALAGIAKRKNLRLIHWIQDIFPEVAIAVGHKFTALTRPSRDRAWRSASACVALGTDMAALLRERGVPDSQIHLCPNWAPEGLQPLPPDYPATATLRTHWALDGKLVIAYSGNLGRVHDFTSIIPLAESLRADTDIAFVFIGDGAQRASLEAAARERNLANIHFHPAQPRDQLAETLALGDIHLVTLRTGCERLVFPSKLYGIAAIGRPVLFIGPRDCEVARVIESNRFGHAFTSAPDDIPRLAAILRSLKSDPAQRLALGQASSAFCAREGRLHHATTRWHSLLSGNPLANTSPQPPL; this is encoded by the coding sequence ATGCCTCAACCGCGCGTCATCTTCGTCAACCGCTTCTACTGGCCCGAGCAACCCGCCACCGCGCAACTGCTCGCCGATCTGGCCGAGTCCCTCACCTCGAGGGGACTCCCGATCACCATCATCACGAGCCATCCAGGAGAAGCCTCCATTCCCTCCGAGGAAACCCACCACGGCGTCCAAATCATCCGCATCGGCGAAAAGCGCCTCGGTCAGAAAAACCTCCTCAAACGCACCGCCGACTTCGCCCGCTTCCTCCTCGGAGCACGCCGCGCAGTCACCCGCCACGCCCATCCCGGCGACACCCTCGTCGCCATGACCGACCCGCCTCTCCTCGGCGTCGCGCTCGCCGGAATCGCGAAACGAAAAAACCTCCGGCTCATCCACTGGATTCAAGACATCTTCCCCGAAGTCGCCATCGCCGTCGGCCACAAATTCACCGCCCTCACCCGCCCATCCCGCGACCGCGCCTGGCGCTCCGCCTCCGCCTGCGTCGCCCTCGGCACCGATATGGCCGCGCTCCTCCGCGAGCGCGGCGTGCCCGACTCCCAAATACACCTTTGTCCCAACTGGGCCCCCGAGGGCCTGCAACCACTCCCGCCCGATTATCCCGCCACTGCCACTCTCCGCACACACTGGGCTCTCGACGGCAAACTCGTCATCGCCTACTCCGGCAATCTCGGTCGCGTCCACGATTTCACCTCGATCATTCCGCTCGCCGAATCACTCCGCGCCGACACGGACATCGCCTTCGTCTTCATCGGCGACGGCGCCCAACGCGCCTCACTCGAAGCCGCCGCCCGCGAACGTAATCTCGCCAACATTCACTTCCATCCCGCCCAGCCGCGCGACCAACTCGCCGAGACGCTCGCCCTCGGCGACATCCACCTCGTTACGCTCCGCACCGGCTGCGAACGCCTCGTCTTCCCGAGTAAACTCTACGGCATCGCCGCCATCGGCCGCCCCGTTCTCTTCATCGGCCCGCGCGACTGCGAAGTCGCCCGCGTCATCGAATCCAACCGCTTCGGCCACGCCTTCACCTCCGCCCCCGACGACATCCCCCGCCTCGCCGCCATACTTCGCTCACTCAAATCCGATCCCGCCCAACGCCTCGCGCTCGGCCAGGCCTCCTCCGCCTTCTGCGCGCGAGAAGGCCGTCTCCACCACGCCACCACACGCTGGCACTCACTGCTCTCCGGAAACCCGCTTGCGAACACATCCCCCCAGCCGCCACTCTGA